From Cucumis melo cultivar AY chromosome 3, USDA_Cmelo_AY_1.0, whole genome shotgun sequence:
CTATGTCCTAGGTTCTGcagactgacttacgatgtgagtctttgttttggtttgtttcacccctatggctatacggtccttcgtcactcgccaggtatgttttaAGACTTTGCTAAATGTTGTGGTTACAATCTTGCCTGAATAAAATGAGTGTAGTTAGTATAAGTGTTGTGGTTGTTTTGTGAAAAGTTCTTCTCGTGAAACTTCAGGAAAagatgccgccacgtagaggtgcacgtcgAGGGGGTGGAAGGAGAGGCAGATGGGCTGGACGTACCTAGCCGGAGGAGCAACCTGATGTGCAGGTAGCCGACCCTAACGCACCTGTCACCTAGGCGGATCTCGCTGTGATGGATCAGCGATATCAGGACATGCTACAGGCTGCTTTAGCACCTTTTCTCGCTGCCCAACAGACCCAGGcagcccctgttcaggcccagaccGTCCCTCTTCCAGCCCCTGTGGGAGCTCAGTCCGTGCTAGTTCAACTGTCAGCTGAGGCCAAACACCTAAGAGACTTACGGAAGTATAACCCAAAAACTTTTGATGGGTCCATGGACAACCCTaccaaggcccaaatgtggttgacgtccacaGAGACTATCTTTCGGTACATGAAATGCCCATAAGACCAGAAGGTACAGTGTGCAGTTTTCTTTCTAGAGGATagaggcaccgcctggtgggagactgctgagaggatgctggggggcgacgtcagtaaaataacctaggagcagttcaaggagagcttctatgctaagttcttctctgccaacgtgaagcatGCTAAGCAACAaaagttcctaaacttggagcaaggcgacatgactgtggagcagtacgatgccGAGTTCGACATGTTATCCCGTTTTGCTCCCAaagtggtaagggatgaggctgccaggactgagaagttcgttagaggtctcagactagacctcTAGGGCATCGTCCGAGCCCCCCGACTAGCCACTCATGCTGATGTactacgcatagcactggaCTTGAGTCTGCACGAGAGAGCAGATCAGTCCAAGGCTGCAGGCAGAGGGTCAAGCCTtggtcagaagaggaaggttgagtcGCAGCCTGCCTTGGCACCGCAATGAGacctgaggtcaggaggtgtctttcagTGGCATCATCAGAAGCTGGCTGCCGCAGGAAGAACATTGAGAGAGCTACCTGCTTGTGGGAGGTGTGGAAGAGTTCgtggaggtcgttgcttggtaGGGAGCGGAGTTTGCTTCAGGTGCAAGCAACCAGGGTATAACGCCGACGTTTGTCCTCAGAAACTCATTGAGACGTTTGTACCTCGATGTTTTCCCCGACGAGCTTCCATGACTTTCACCTCCCAAGGAGATTGACTTCGCCATTGAGTCAGAGCCAGAaactgctcctatctcgagggccccttacagaatggctccagctgagctaaaggagctgaaggtgcagttgcagaagttactggacaagggttttattcgacccagtgtgtcaccttggagAGCATCGGTGTTGTTTATGGGTCGATGCACCCTTGCATTGACTACatagagctgaacaaggtgacagttaagaaccGCTGTCCCTTGCTCAGGATTGATGATTTGTTCAATCAGTTGCAAGGAGCCATCGTCTTTCCTATGATCGACATGCGATCAGTCTACCATCAATTGAGGATCAAAGatagtgatattcctaagaccgCTTTCCGTTCAAGATACGGACActacgagttcattgtgatgtcttttaggttgactaatgctcctgcggtattcatggacttgatgaacagggtgtttaaggatttcttagacacgtttgtcatagttttcattgatgaaattttgatttactctaagactgaggctgagcgtgaggagcacttgcaccaggttttggagactcttcgagctaataagttgtacgcgaagttctccaagtgtgagttctggttgaagaaggtgatttttctcggccacgtggtttccaatGAGCGAATGTAGACCCAGCAAAGGTCGAAGCGGTTATCAATTGGCCTCGATCGTCTACAGTTAGCGAGATTTGTAGCTTCCTAggtttggcaggttactacaggaggttcgtggaagacttctctcgtATATCCAATTCCTTTACCCATTTGACCAGGCAggggactccttttgtttgAAGCCCAGCTTGTGAGAGTAGCTTCCAGGAGCTCAAGCAGAAGCTTGTGTCTGCACCAGTTCTGACAGTACCAGATGGATCTGAAAGTTTCGTGATCTACAATGATGCCTCAAAGAAAGGACTGGGTTGTGTTCTGAtacagcaaggtaaggtagttgcttatgcctcccgtcagttgaagagtcatgagcaggactaccctacccatgacctagagttggcagcagtggtttttgcactgaagatatggaggcactacctgtacaGTGAGAAGATACATATTTTCACtaaccataagagcctgaagtacttcttcacccagaaggagttaaACATGAGgaagaggaggtggcttgagttagtgaaagactatgactgcCACATTTTGGATCACCCAGGTAAGGCAAACGTAGTAGCCGACGCgttgagtaggaaggttgcgcattcagcagcgcttatcaccaagcaagctcccTTACTAAGAGATTTCgagagagctgagattgcagtctcagtaggggaAATGACCTCACAGTTGGCCCAGTTGACCGTGCAACCGACCTTGAGACAGACgattattgttgctcagctaaatgatccttatttggtcgagaagcgtctATTAGTAGAGGTAGGGCAAAgtgaggatttctccatatcctctgatgacgGACTTACTTTCGATGGATGTTTGTGCGTGCTAGAAGACAGTGCGGTCAAGgtagagcttttgactgaggctcacagttctccatttactatgcaccccagaagtacgaagatgtaccaagacttGAGGCGGTGcttattggtggaggaacatgaagagacAAGTGGCCGACTTCATTAGTAGATGTTTGGTGTGCCAACAGATGAAGGCACCTAAACAGAagccagcagggttgttgcaacccttagGTGTACTAGAATGGAAATGAGAGAGTGTATCaatggacttcattacaggactgcccaGGACTCTgaagggctatacagtgatctgggttgttgttGATAGACTCACGAAGTCAGTCCACTTTGCTCGGgagaaatccacttacactgccagtaagtggggacagttatatatgacggagatagtgagactgcatggagtacccgtatccatcatttcagacagagatgctcgtttcacatcgacgTTCTGAAAAGGACTTTAGCTAGCcttgggcacgaggttagacttcagtacaaatttccaccctcagactgacgGTCAAACAGAGAGGTTAAACCAGGTTCTGGAAGATATGCTACGAGCCTGTGTTCTGGAGTtctcagggagttgggactctcacTTTCACTTGATGGaattcgcctataataacaactatcaggctaccatcggcatgacaccatttgaggctctgtatggtatgtgttgtagatctcctgtTTGTTGGGGCaaggttggtgagcagagaatgctaggccccgagtcaGTTCAGACCACAAACGtagccatacagaagattagagcttgtatgttgacagcacagagcagacagaagagttatgctgatgaacagtgtaaggatctcgagtttgaggtgAGAGACATGGTAtttttgaaggtagcacctatgaagggtgttctgaggttcgagaagaaggggaagctaagtccgcgtttgtagggccatttgagatactggagcggattggccctgtagcttatcgcttggcgttgcccccagcattttctgcagtgcatgatgtgttccatgtctcCATATTGAGGTcgtatgtcgcagacccgacaCACGTGGTTGACTTTGAGCCATTGCAAATTAATGAggacttgagctacgaggagcaaccggttgagattttggcaagagaggtcaagatgcTTCGTAATCGAGGAATATCGCTGGTTaaagttctttggcgaaaccacggagttgaagaggccacatgagagagagaggaggacatgagagcccagtaccccaaGCTGTTCGAGGactagaactttcgaggacgaaagtttttcaaggagggaagattgtaacgcctcaacaatttggaatttaatttattatcttaagtgtagttGTTGAAATTTTGGGTGTTTTGAATTAAATGATTTATGAACATTTGATTTTTAGACATCAAAAAAATATCTAAGGGTgatatttatttgggaaaagattaAGGTGATTGggtgattttgatatttttatggaGATTGTTGGgcttaaataagaaaaagattaagtgatttaattgattaaattagggaaagagaaaagaagaataatatTAAGCCTATTATTATTATCTCTTTAAAAAGGACCACTCGGACCCGTGCAAGCCATTATCACTTTCTTtgagaaaggaaaggaaaaaaaaagaaaaaccctagccgcctcCGCCGCCACTGCCATTAGCCTAGCCACCAGACCCGCGCTTCCAGCCGCACGTCCTCCGCAGATCGGAGCCCGACCGCGTCTCCTCCGCCTTCGCGTCGCTGCCCCATCAATCGCGCATCGAGCCGCCATCGCATTGCTGCCCCGACTCGCGCGTCCAGCCGCCGTCGCATCGCTGCCCTGACCCGCGCATCCAGCTGCTCCGCGTCGCCGCCAGCATCCGGTCGCTTCGTTTCGCTGCCATACCCGCGCCTGCTCCAACCGCTCCGTGTCGCCACTCCAGCCTGCGCCCTTCTTCGTGAGCCAAATTTCCAGCCAAGCCGTCAGTCGATTCTCGCCtctccagccgagccgccaagctcTCTTTTGCCCGTTTTGACCCACACTTTTCAGTAAGCCTCAGTAGGtttattttggttttaatcTATCCAACTAAGGTTATTTTGACCCTAACTAAGTTGGTTGTTGGATTAAATGACTTAGTTAATTGGAAGCTCAGCTGGGGATTTGTCCAACAAATTCTAAACCGAGtccgaccttgatcttgggtaagtcacTTCAAGTGAGTTTTTGGGCCTAAATTCTTTgagggttaaattattaaattgtggtTTCCTGACCATTTAGGACTTTTGCCGCTTGGGGAGCGTGTTGTTACTGCTAGAACTTGTTGAGTAACTTCtaagtaagagattctcctactagactttCAATTTacattcaagagaccgcatgtttgaatttatggttacgtatgaatggtagctaagtacctaactcaaggttgttgagagagagagattgataTTGACATTGTCCCTGCTAATTGACTCTATGGTTAGCatgaatagtatgtcgatgctTCCGTCGTCGTTCTAAGGACATAGTGTAGTTGAGGATGATTGATATGATATGTTAGGGTTGGTACGTTATGGTCTGATATGTTATAGCATGAATTGACGTGATTATGACATGTATGAtaagttatgatgtgattgatgagatgttgtgtacatgctatgtgtagggtgtatgttagcttcttattagagtcgtacccacatggatgTCCTTCTTATtagatgaaaatatttttttaagaataaaattttcaaataattaagtgtatatttaaaaatatattgaaaaaaaaagaaataattgatTGTTTCTTATTTAGCATGATTAATACCAAAAATTCAAGtctagcaaaaaaaaaaaaaaagttacccaAAATAATTTGTTACGAGTAAATTAAGAAAACCCacgttttatattattattcatggtataaatatatttatcaaTGGTAAATTGTTTTAGATggtatttatatatacataaataccCAAAATTTAAGTTTGGCAAAATAAAGAGCCGTAATTATCTATTAATATAAGTCTATTAGTGTCTATTAGGGGCAATGTCCTTCgagtattattttttatttagtaaTTTTGATTAGTTATAATTATCTATTAACCAAATTAGTCGCTTCCAATCACCATCACATTGTACtgtcattattttaaaaattaaacttcattttatttattgataatTAAAATCTCCAAGTACATAGCTTCAAAGAAGAttggatataaccaaaataatgctgCATATATCATTTAGAGTCTTGCCATTCTCCCAAAGCAACGACGTATCCTTTGGTGGTTGCACAAACTTATCTTGACAGTCGTCAATGTCTGTCATGGCACCAGAAGTTACAATATTGACAGTGTTAAAGTCACCAAGTGCCAAGTCcttttgggcattttcaatATCACCAACAACTTCATCATAGCTCTCAGCACAAGACGAATATCGTTGCTTAAGTTGAGGATTGGGGGTGGTTTTTGCTAGTGACTTGGCTAGCGTCAAAGATTTGCGAGCATTTCTATGGACATGGTTTAAGGTGTATACAGCCAAGCCTTTTAAATCTGTAGGGCCTGCAAATTTCAACACACTTGAACAAAATGGTGGATTTGAGGTTTTTGGACAGATGGTGGAAACGACATCAGTAGATGATGTCCCATTGATAGTGAACAAAAGAACTCCAATGAGAGAGACAATAATGAGACAAGAGTTCTTGgccattttaatttctttgttcttaCCCAATACTGTGTTCTATGGGTCATTTGATCagtacatatatataaatgaaatttagagaaatgtttttttttacggAGGAGAAAACAGTtgtaattacaaaattaaagcctattttagtcttttgttttgtttgttttttatttatttcttgttttcatctttaaaaaaataatcaaaatcaaTTCATGAATAATCACAATTGTCAATTTTTCTTTATGACATAATTACAACTAGGatgtgttttatttatttatttattattgttattattatttcgAAAAGAAACAACtaagatgttaaaatttgaattttttctcACCATGTATGGTGCGAAAAACATGGTGTAAAATGTAAGTATACCTGTCAAGTTAATTATAAAGTTATAAAATGGTAATTAAGAAATCGATATCGTCTTCTATAGAGAAAAATGTTCAAATTGAGTCTAACTATTCAAGAGctttttggattttatttaagaaatgaaatttagatgatagtgttttttaaaacaatgaaacataagaagaaaaaaacaactaTTTTCTAAGCAccaaatacaaaaataaattttcctTGGAGAATTTCCAAGTGGAAATTTACCTGGTCAATAGAAATACACAATCAAGTGAAGAAATATTACGacattaaaaaaatgtaacattTGTTGAAAGTTAACAATATACATATACAACAAAGTACATAATACGATACGAACCAAGAAATTAGAATTGAATCAAATGCTGTAGTGGAAAgtaaaggatcatgctttactctatatgcatctaaacgatttaaaaGTTAACATGCAACTACCATGcgataaatctaaacgaataGAGAAGAAGGTAAAcaatgagcttacctttgtagttctcaacttcttctttgatccaagacttcttctcttcttgaaaatcacgagcaaggacaaccaccaagctgacctactatgctcaggaccaagaatgGAGTTGTGCGACTCGGTTATGCGAAGagaattttagagagagatggaagttaatcgtttaggtgtttttcagagaaatcctcattcttttctcattcggtaatgagaagttttatatgaaatttacatgcaaatttgcatgtaaattatttcatatcttatcaacacctaatcaatttattaactctttaatgaaattagtggcttttAATTCATAATCAGTTGCCACATTGCCCATTAACCAtcaattaataaagtaattaatcaaaagggcattttggtcatttgatcaACTTAagtaaaagtcaaactttgacttttcttagtcaaaagtcaactttttgactttttactatttttcccgtcttgactaattctaacctcccgagtataaatctatattcatttttctaaaattcaaatcatactTGAATATgaatccggtcaaagttcaaaatcaacatgttgacttttaaccattttctaaatttttcaagcttttaaatatgaatctatattcatatttatttaaatcatatttaaatacaaaggttgaagtttatatctaccgacttatatcttatatatttgtcggtttctctctcgtGTCATTAttcaaacaattcaaattacttcaacatacttgttcttagttaaatccatatgagctagtaggggaacctaatgcacctatagatcatgggctccaacgatccaacattaactggctaaactcttttagaccaaagttaatcaacattcgttaactaaagagtcattccactaaagactcttagttgcactcctctcactatagatatatttctgtccacatgatataaccataatgggtaagtcgatTCTTCACAGATTGtacgtaatcttggctgggtcaaaataccgttttaccccgagattatatcttgctccttaagacccactgatgcactattgaacaattggtttaaggtccaacctatataCCAAAATCCATCTCGGGCCAAtaagaaggtggggccccttgttcaagacttggatttaatccttaagggaacaacctatctactatcccagaagtggtaggagtgaattccatcttgcaccctatgtccctagctatccactcggtcttatcccttaaaatgggaggcttattgggccagcgatgttgagctgccctcacctattcagatctaaggatactaccgaatgaacagaagttcatagttagctcaggattaagatcaaattacctaggccatcataattgaaatagtcagtttatagtttacggtgttataactaagaGTGACTACTTTATGGTTCCAGTCTtttgcaaaccatttacataggacaccgccactcccatgtctctacatgaacgattcaagattacatcgtttgtactaactacaaagcgagccgcatccatagtgtttatccaaaaggcgcccaaccttatttatatactatagaccatttgggctttttaacttaaacttaatccatgtttatgtctttacatagagttcaagtatatatgataaactattaaatagcctcgggaccttaaagattattggttttaagattatagcattcaataattgaatcaaataacaaagtatgagttttaggacacaaatttcAACAATTTGAACAACTCAAAggtcataaaattaaatattgtgacatttgaTGTAATCTTTTAATTGGTATAAATATGGTCGTAATTTCCacatttaaaacaataatttggaTGAACGAAatttaaaaattctaaattgtAGGATTTTGTTCTTGTGTGTTGTGATAGAATGCATGAATATTTGGAGCATTCAAGTGAGAATTGATATGTCTTTCTTGTGCAGTGCTTTGAAGATTGAAGGTTGATGGAAGTTTCTAACTTTGTCCAATCCTTTGGTTTGTTACATCATCTAAGTAATTTGAATCTAACTTATTTCTTAGCGGTTGAAATCAAATTGGTTTTGGAGCAGTTGGAGTTGTGTTCTTTCACTCTTAATGTTGTTTAACATGGTTCTTAGATACAATTTCAAAGGATTCATATCATAATACCTCTCGTTAAATGGGGACTACGAGAGAAGATTagatataactaaaataatgctaCATACATATATCATTTAATGTCCTCCCATTCTTTTGGAAGCAATAATGACGAATCTTTCGGGTTGTTTAAAGGTATCTTAACCGTCGTCGACCACTGTCATGATGCCATAAGTTGTCATATTGACACCATTGGATTCACTAATGGCCAAATTAATTTTAGCATTCTCATTATCACCCACGgcctgtaacgacccaactttccggactaagttgaggtcactaccaaataccaaaactcgaccattcaacataaaatttaaaacggaccagttacgattcattaaaagcattagaaacattataaaaaaaacagtttcgggccctattttaaatcaatcataaaaagtctcaacaaaaactcaagtcattagttccaaaagcacaagtcaaatattctgacataatacatagcggaagcgataagaaaaccagacgcgtccatatggccttcacgcgtccttcctgcctctcgtcggtctgcccctcgctgtgcccttacctgaaaagtttaaaaagagaaaagggtgagtataaacatacccagtaagggacccactactgggcccgttaggggacaacagttaacttcctattcgggggtaccctacataacagtctagtggtcccgtagaacgcacatatcagtctagtgctcccgaaggatgcacatctcagtcttctgctcccgaaggttgcacatatcagtctagtgctcccgaaggatgcacacatcagtctagtgctcccgaaggacgcacatatcagtctagtgctcccgaaggatgcacatatcagtctagtgctctcggaggatgcacacatcaatctagtgctcccgaaggacgcacacatcagtctagtgctcccgaaggatgcacatataagtaaggcacgctaccccatagatgaagctaaccgttacccctcggtctatactcaatcgtctaccacagtcataccacaatcatcaatcatttacaattcccctaaaggctttactggccaggtagtataagcttaaaccattacaccctcagttgctatacgcgtcaactattcgtataccattatggaagagccccaagactcaaacagctaaataaccaactgaactcactgtccttccccgtctaatcccatgatcatcgtccatcaatctaaaatttcaatctacaatttgcggttgcagttcagtcacatcagacagaaacataataacagtgcttaacagtcaacacagatacacttattcagtatagtcactaacgtataatcccctgtggattactacgtttccggcctcgacccgaggtccagtagtaggaaaacccttacctgatactcggttatgcccctcgatcgaatccacgctcaacagctcaacctaaaacgaaaacacgaaggttttagttgatgactttagtagaagtcgttttaaaaggtccgaatcgacacccgttgacttacccaaggaaaggaaagctatctccaaacaaacatgccgcggaacccgagagcttaaacgtcaattctttactacctttaagggagaaaagtagggccacaactcattccaatattcaaactctaatcggatgtagcaacattagggaattcatcgaaaacaatccttaccgaagactcaccgtgacccggagcggaggaaggaaggcttaggtggcttggtgaaacaaggagctcggctcggcttgaaggcgttcggctcggctcggctcggctcggctccacctcggctcggctcggctcggcttggcctcggctcggctcggcttgtggcttggctcaactcggctcgcggctcggctcactcggctcccggctcggctcactcggctcgcggctcggctcactcggctcacggctcggctcactcggctcgcggctcggctcactcggctcgcggctcggctcactcggctcggcttggttctgctcggcttggctcggctcggctcggcttggttctcggctcggctcggctcgactcgcggctcagctcgccCGGCTCATTCGGCTCgactcacgcggctcgctcggctcggctcacgcggctcactcggctcggctcacgcggcttgGATTGCTGGCGCCCGCGGCTGGAAttgggtctcgggtcgggtaCGGCACAAAGCTACGGGCGCGATGGTTGCGTTTCGCGGATGACTGACGGCGGCACCGCGACGGAAAAGAAGGTGCGGCCCGCCCGACTGAGGGTAGAAGCGGCCGGCGGCCACCGGGTACACGAGACGGAGAGAGTATTAGAGATGACGGGCTTGCGAACAATCGGATGTCCGATTTAAGGGATCTGTCGACGGCTGGCCGTTCGCGGGCAGAAGACGGAGACGCGTGGGTGGTGAAGAACAACCGAGCTGGAGACGAAGAAGCCGACGGTGATgcagaaatgaagaagaaggagatggAGTCGGTGGGTGGCGGCGTCGGGTGAaggaaggaggaagaagaaaagatggatggggggggggggagacGGCGCGTGCCTCTCTTAGGGTTTTCTTCTCCTCtcccttttttttatataaatatatatatatatatatataaattaaataataataattattattaataataaaatattaatattaaataattataataataataaatattaatatatatattatataaaaataataataatttataataaatattagtattaaataaagaaaataatattaaataataatattagtattaatattaaataaataagaaaagttattaatattaaaactaaaatgataaaatacctaataataataatataattactattatattattattttatcgttttacaaaatcttaaattgccgaaaattcacatgatttactaaaatttacctcgatcttcggggcgttacattcttccctccttagggaactttcgttctcgaaagttttattcctcgaacagttcgggataacgggacctcatgtcatcttcacgctcccatgtagcctcttctacccggtgattccgccataagactttaaccaaagggatttctttattcctcaacgttttcacctctctagcaagcacctcaacgggttgttcagcatagctcaagttttcatcaatctccagtggctcgtaatccactacatgggatggatctggcacgtacttcctcaacatagaaacatgaaacacatcatgaactgtcgagagtgatggtggcaacgccaagcgataagctacagggccaatccgctccagaatctcaaacggcccgacaaaacggggactcagctttcccctcctttcaaaacgcacgacacctctcataggtgctacctttaagaacaccttgtcccctacctcaaactcgagatccttccgcctcacatctgcataactcttctgcctacac
This genomic window contains:
- the LOC127148691 gene encoding pectinesterase inhibitor-like; the protein is MAKNSCLIIVSLIGVLLFTINGTSSTDVVSTICPKTSNPPFCSSVLKFAGPTDLKGLAVYTLNHVHRNARKSLTLAKSLAKTTPNPQLKQRYSSCAESYDEVVGDIENAQKDLALGDFNTVNIVTSGAMTDIDDCQDKFVQPPKDTSLLWENGKTLNDICSIILVISNLL